The Microbaculum marinisediminis genome includes the window AGGGCAAAGAACATCGCCACGATGGCGAACAGCTCGAAGCCGCCTGCCCCGAACGCCGGGATCAGGTACTGCGCCCCCGTGACGGCGCCCAGATCGATCAACCGGTAGATGCTCAGGACCCGGGCGCGGTCCGTCTTCTCGGCGCTGGCGTTCAGCCAGCTCTCCATGACGGTGAACAGACCGGAGAAGCAGAAGCCCATGGCGAATCGCAGCACGATCCATGCCCAGGCGTCGACGATGAGCACCAGCGCCAGCGTGCCCGCCGATGCGATCGCAGCGAGGGCGGCGAAGGTGCGGATATGCCCGACCGCCTCGACCAGACGCGGCGCATACACGCAGGCGACGATGAAACCGCCGAAATAGCTTGTTCCCATCAAACCGATCAGCCAGGGATCGAAACCGGCGATCGATCCGCGCAGGGCGATCATCGTGCCTTGCACGCCGTTTCCGGCGAGCAGTATTCCGGCGGTGAGAAGCAGAGGGGCGAGCGGGCGTAGCGGAGTCATCTGTTCGCGTTATAGCAGAGCCTGCCGATCCCGCACCCGGTATTGACATTCCCCTGACCCTATGCGCCTCTCCGCCTCGATTTCCACCCCGTTATCCGCGACCCGCGAGGACGAAATGCACGCCTATCGTACCCATACCTGTGGCGCACTGCGCGAAGCCGATGTCGACACGACCGCGCGCCTGTCGGGCTGGGTGCATCGCGTTCGCGATCACGGCGGTCTCCTGTTCATCGATCTGCGGGACCACCACGGCATAACCCAGTGCGTCGCGGACCCGGATTCGCCGGCTTTCGCCGATGCCGAGATGTTGCGCGCCGAGTGGGTCGTGCGCATCGACGGCAAAGTCCGGCACCGGCCGGAAGAGACCGTCAATCCGGGGCTGCCGACCGGCGCGATCGAGATGTTCATCTCCGAGATCGAGGTGCTTGGCGCGGCCGCGGAGCTGCCGCTGCCGGTCTTCGGCGAGCCGGACTACCCGGAAGAGACCCGCCTCAAATACCGCTTCCTCGACCTGCGTCGCGAGAAGCTGCACAACAACATCGTCAAGCGCGCGCAGATCATCTCGTCGCTGCGCCGGCGCATGACCGATCAGGGCTTCATCGAGTTCCAGACGCCGATCCTGACCGCGTCGAGCCCCGAGGGCGCCCGTGACTATCTGGTGCCCTCGCGCGTGCATCCGGGCAAGTTCTACGCCCTGCCGCAGGCGCCGCAACAGTTCAAGCAGCTCACCATGATCGCCGGCTTCGACCGCTATTTCCAGATCGCGCCCTGTTTTCGCGACGAGGACGCGCGCGCCGACCGCTCTCCCGGCGAGTTCTATCAGCTCGACATCGAGATGAGCTTCGTCACCCAGGACGATGTGTTCGCCGCCGTCGAGCCGGTGTTGCGCGGCGTCTTCGAGGAATTCGGCGGCGACAAGCACGTGACCGGCGAGTTCCCGCGCATCCCGTGGTGGGAAGCCATGCGCAAATACGGCACCGACAAGCCCGATCTGCGCAATCCGATCGTCATGCAGGACGTCTCGAAGCACTTCTACGGGTCCGGGTTCCGCATCTTCGCCGAGCAGCTCAAGGACTACGCCAGCCTCGATCACGTCGAGGAGTACGACCGCGAGCATTTCTACAAGAACCACTGCCGGGTCTGGGCCATTCCGGCGAAGGGCGGCGGCAGCCGCGCCTTCTGCGACCGGATGAACGCCTGGGCGCAGTCCGAGGGGCAGCCCGGTCTCGGCTACATCATGTTCCGCGACGGCGAGGGCGCCGGTCCGATCGCCAAGAACATCGGCCCGGAACGGTGCGAGGCGATCCGCCAGCAGCTCGACCTTGCCGATGGCGACGCCGTGTTCTTCGCGGCCGGAATTCCGCGCAATTTCGCCGATTTCGCCGGCCGCGCGCGCAAGAAGGTCGGCGAGGACCTGAAGCTGATCGACGAGGATCGCTTCGAGTTCTGCTGGATCGTCGATTTCCCGATGTTCGAGTGGAACGAGGAGGAGAAGAGGGTAGACTTCTCCCATAACCCGTTCTCGATGCCGCAGGGCGAGCTCGGCGCGCTGGAAGCGCTCGATCCCCTGCAGGTGCTCGCCTACCAGTACGACGTGGTCTGCAACGGCGTGGAACTGTCCTCCGGCGCGATCCGGAACCACAAGCCCGAGATCATGCGCAAGGCCTTCGAAATCGCCGGGTACGGCGAGGAAGTGCTGCAGGAGAAGTTCGGCGGCATGCTGCGCGCGCTTCAGTACGGCGCCCCGCCGCATGGCGGCATCGCACCCGGCGTCGACCGTATCGTCATGCTGCTCTGCGGCGAGGAGAACCTGCGGGAAGTCGTCATGTTCCCGATGAACCAGCAGGCGCAGGACCTGATGATGGGGGCGCCCTCGGAGGTCACCAACCAGCAGCTTCGCGAATTGCATATTCGTCTTGCTCCGCCGCCGAAGAGCTGACGACAGGGCGCAAGGCTAACAGCCGATCGTCCGTGGTTCGGTGCGCTGTAGCCAACGCCATCGCGGTTGAAACTGGGCAAGCGGAAGCGGGAGAACGAGACCTTGGCCGATCTGTCCGACGAATTGCGTAGGGGGGCGCTGGTCTACCACCGCCATCCCAAACCCGGAAAACTGGAGATCCGGGCCACCAAGCCGCTGGGCAATGCCCGCGACCTCGCGCTCGCCTATTCGCCGGGTGTGGCGGTCGCCTGCGAGGCGATCGCCGACGATCCCGCCGAGGCCGCCAATCTGACCGCCCGCAGCAACCTGGTCGCGGTCGTTTCCAACGGCACGGCGGTCCTGGGGCTTGGCGCGATCGGGCCGCTGGCGTCCAAGCCGGTGATGGAAGGCAAGGCGGTCCTGTTCAAGAAGTTCGCCGGCATCGACGTCTTCGACATCGAGATCGACGCCAATACCGTCGACCGCATGGTCGATGTCATCTCGGCGCTGGAGCCGACCTTCGGCGGCATCAACCTCGAGGACATCAAGGCGCCGGAGTGCTTCGAGGTCGAGGCGCGGCTGCGCGAGACCATGAACATTCCCGTCTTCCACGACGACCAGCACGGCACCGCGATCATCGTCAGTGCGGCCGTCCGCAATGCCCTGAAGCTGGCCGGCAAGTCTGCCGATCAGGTCAAGGTTGTCGCCTCCGGCGCCGGGGCCGCGGCGCTCGCCTGCCTCAATCTCATGGTCGAATCCGGCGTGCGCCGGGAGAACATCTGGGTCTGCGACATCGATGGCGTGGTCTACGAGGGCCGGTCGACCAGCATGGACCAGTGGAAGGCGAAGTTCGCCCAGGCGACCGACGCGCGCACGCTCGCCGACGTCATCGACGGCGCCGATATCTTCCTGGGCCTGTCGGTGGGGGGCGTTCTCAAGCCCGAGATGGTCAAGCGGATGGCGGACAAGCCGCTGATCATGGCGCTCGCCAACCCGGTGCCGGAGATCATGCCCGAGGCGGCGCTGGAGGCGCGGCCGGACGCCATGGTGTGCACCGGACGCTCCGACTATCCCAACCAGGTCAACAACGTCCTGTGTTTCCCCTTCATCTTCCGCGGGGCGCTGGATGTCGGGGCAACCGCCATCAACGAACGGATGAAGCTCGCCGCGGTCAAGGCGATCGCCGATCTCGCGCACGAGCCGTCTTCGGACATCGCCGCCAAGGCGATGGGCGGCGAGGCCCGGCTGTTCGGCGCCGACAACCTGATCCCCAATCCGTTCGATCCGCGCCTGATCCTGCGCATCGCCCCTGCGGTCGCGCGCGCCGCCATGGAGAGCGGTGTGGCCACCCGGCCGATCGAGGATTTCGAGGCCTACAACGAGCGCCTGAACCGCTTCGTGTTCCGCTCGGGCTTCGTGATGAAGCCGATCTTCGTGAAGGCCAAGGCCAATCCGAAACGGGTAATCTACGCGGAGGGCGAGGACGAGCGCATCCTGCGCGCGGCCCAGGTCGCGATCGAGGAGGGCATCGCCACCCCGATCCTGATCGGCCGGCCGCACGTGGTCGAGAGCCGGCTCGAGCGCTTCGGGCTGTCGATCCGTCCCGGCAAGGACTTCGAGATCATCAATCCGGAGGACGATCCGCGCTATCGCGACTATGTCGACGCGCTGGTGAACCTGACCGGTCGCAAGGGGGTGCCGCTCGATCACGCCCGCACGCTGGTGCGCACCAATGCCACGGTCATCGCCGCGCTTGCCGTCCATCGCGGCGAGGCCGACGCGATGATCTGCGGGCTCGAGGGCCGCTACGAGCGTCACACGCGCTGGATTCGCGACATCGTCGGGCTGGCGGAGGGGGTCGACGACGTCTCGGCTCTGAGCCTGGTGATCCTGCCCAAGGGCATCTACTTCATCGCCGACACCTATGTGAGCTACGACCCGACCGCGGAGGAGATTGCGGATACGGCGCGTCTGGCCGCGACTTATATCCGCCTTCTCGGCATCGAGCCGCACATGGCGCTGCTGTCCTACGCCAATTTCGGTGCCGCCGACACGCCGAACGCGCGCAAGATGCGGCGCGCGCTCGAGCTGCTGCAACAGGACAACGTCGACTTCGAGGTCGAAGGCGAGATGCAGGGCGACGTCGCGCTCGACCAGGCCCTGCGTGAGCGCATCTTCCCGGGCTCCCGCCTGAAGGGCGGGGCCAACGTCTTCATCATGCCGAACCTCGATGCCGCCAACATCGCCTATCAGCTGATCAAGGGGCTGGCCGACGCGTTGCCGGTCGGGCCGATCCTGATCGGAACTGCGAAACCGGCGCATATCCTCACCCCGTCGGTAACCGCGCGCGGCGTGGTGAACATGACGGCCATCGCCGTCGCCGAGGCCCAGCAGGTCTGAAGCCGGATCGCCAGCGTGTCCCCATGTCTGTAACGAACGATCGCCGCCTGCCGCTGTCCTGCTTCATCATCGCGGTCAACGAGGCGGATCGTATCGGGCCGGTGATCGAGAGCGTCGTCGGCTGGGTCGACGAGGTCGTGGTCGTCGATTCCGGCTCGACGGACGGTACCCAGGACCTCGCCGCGAATCTCGGCGCGCGCGTTATCCATCACGACTGGCCGGGCTTCGGACCGCAGAAGCGTTACGGTGAGGATCAGTGCCGCAATGACTGGGTGCTCAACCTCGACGCCGACGAGGTGATGTCGGAGGCGCTGATCCGGGAGATCAAGGCGCTGTTCGAGGACGGTCCTCCGCCGCATCCGTTCTACCGGTTCCGGTTGCGGCTGGTGTATCCCGGCGACACGCGGCCGCGGTTGTGGGCCGACTACCATAACTACGTCCGGCTCTACGACCGGCGTTTCGGCCGTTTCGCCGACAGTCTGGTGCACGACACCGTGCAGACCGGCGACGTGAAGCCGATCCAGTTGCGCGGAGACGCCTGGCACTATTCGTACCGGTCGTTCGGGTTCCTGGTCGAGAAGCTGAATTCCTACAGCGATCTGCAGGCCAAGAGCATCAAGAAGCAGAGCCGTCTGGCGCTGACGCTGCGGCTGCCTTTCGAGTTTCCGCTGGCATTCGTGAAGTATTACATTTTTCGCCGCCATATTACGGGCGGGCGAAAAGGGTTCGCCTTCGCGATGATCAATTCGTTCTTTCGGTTCTTGCGCATCGTTAAGCTTCTCGATGCGATGGATGCCGCCAGAAAATAGCCCGTCCGGCCCGTTTTCACGTCAGTTGGCCTTAAGTCGCCCTTAACTGGCGTCAACCATCATTGCGCCTCGCTCGGGGCGCATATCGTGGTGAATAAAAAAGCGATCAAGCTGGTTGTCGTTACGTGCTGCTTGGTCATCGCAGGCGTGCCTCCGCTTGCGTTCGTCCGCTACCTGGAAAATCATGCGGTCTACAGCGCCGAGGAGACCCTCGGCGACTACGCCGGCCGCATGGTCGACCACCTCGAGGTGACGATCGACGAAGGCGTGCTGGCGCTGACCGATCTGGCGGCCAACGGTGTGATGGCGTGCGATTCGGCCGCGATCGACGCGATGCGCCGGGCTATCTTTGACACCTACGTTCTGCGCGAGATCGCCGTCGTCGATAGCGACGGCAATACGGTCTGTGCCGACACGATCTTCAAGACCGAGCGGTGGACCCTGTCGCGGCAGGATACCGTGAACCGCGCGATCGACGTGTCGGTGGTTACCGATGAACAGACCTTCATGCGGTCGCTGGCGCTGCGCTACCGCCCGAGCGAGGATCGGGCGCTGGTCGCCCATTTCGCCCCCAATAGCCTCGGCCTCGACGTCCTGCCGGACCGCTGGCGCTCGGCCGGTCTGGCACGGCTGACGCTGCTCGACGGGACGGAGTTCCAGACGGTTCCGAACCGGATCGATACCGCGTTCGAGCAGACCGGCGACATGATCGGCGCGATGGCGGTGTCGAACCGGTATCCGCTGAGCGTCGACGTCCGCGTCGACCGTGAGACGGTGATGCGCGACTACGAGAGTCTCAAGGCATACGCGCTCGTGGCGATGAGCATCTTCGCCTCCATCGTTCTCGGGGTTGCGGTCTTCATCGCCCGGCAGCGCCCGTCCGCCAGCGACGACATTTCTCAGGGTCTCAGGGCCGGCGAATTCATCCCCTACTATCAGCCGGTCATCAACCTGAATACCGGACGGCTGGAGGGCTGCGAGGTGCTTGTGCGCCGCCGCCGCCGTGACGGCACGATCCAGTCGCCGGCGGCGTTCATCGCCCAGGCCGAGGCGGATGGGCAGATCGTTCCGCTGACCCGCCAGCTCATGCGTCTGACGATCGACGATCTCGGCGCGTGCTACGCCAGACGCCGCGGCATGTCGGTCGCGTTCAACCTGTGCGCCCACCACTTCACCAACGACCAGATCGTCCGCGACGTCGAGGCGATCTTCGCCGAATCGCCGATCAGCCCCTCGCAGCTGATCCTGGAAGTCACCGAGCGATTCCCGCTGGACGATACGGCGACGGCCGTCCGGGTGATCGCCGACCTTCAGGCGGTCGGCGCCAAGGTGGCGCTGGACGACGCCGGAACCGGCCACTCGGGTCTCGCCATGCTGCACCGGCTTGGCATGGATATCGTCAAGATCGACAAGCTGTTCATCGATCCGATCCAGGCGGACACGAAGAACGCTCCGATCGTCGACAGCCTCGTCGATCTTGCAAAGAAACTCGGCATGTCGGTGATCGCCGAAGGTGTCGAAACGCTCGATCAGGTAAACTACCTTCGCAGCCACGGGGTCGATTCGGCGCAGGGCTATCTGTTCGCCCCGCCGCTGCCCGCCGCGTCCTATATCGCGCTCGTCGAGGCGATGGGCTCGGTTTCGGAGGAGGCCGAGGAGCCGAAGACGGGGATGGTCGCCTGACGCTTCCCCGGAGATGGGAGGCAACCGGATGGAAGCGGGCTGGACGACGCCGATCGACATCTATTGCGAGCGGACCGATCCGGCATACTGGTCCGAACCGGTCAACGCGATCACCAACGCCGCGTTTCTTCTTGCCGCTCTGGCCGCCTATCTGCGCTGGAAACGCGCGCCCGGCCGCGACGGCCCTGCGCTGGCGCTCATCCTCATCCTCACCGCGATCGGCATCGGCTCCTTCCTGTTCCATACCTTCGCTGACCGCTGGTCGGTGCTCGCCGACGTGATCCCGATCACGATCTTCATCTACGTCTATTTTTTCTTCGCGATCCGCCGCTTCTTCGCCGCGGGCAGGGCGATCGCCCTCCTGGTCACGGCGTTTTTCCTGGCCGGCTCGCTCGTCGTCGACGCGATCGTGCCGTCGCACGTCCTGAACGGTTCGGTCAGCTACCTGCCGGCGCTGGTCGCGATCCTGATCGTCGGCGCGCTGGTGATCGGCCAAAGGCCCGATATCGGCTGGCCGGTCCTCGCTGCCGGGGCAATCTTCCTCGTCTCGCTCACGTTCCGCTCGGTCGACATGGCGGTCTGTGATGCCCTGCCGCTCGGGACGCACTTCCTCTGGCATATGCTGAACGCGCTGACGCTCTACATCCTGTTTCGGGTGCTGATGGATGCCAGGCATGCGTCCCCGGCAGCGTGACAGCGGTTCATTCCTTCAGTGTCTTGAAGGCCTCCAGCGCCCGCCTGCGCGCGGCTGCGTGATCGACGATCCGGGCAGGGGGGGGGCCGCCGGTCCGCTCCGGCAGCCATTGCCGCACGTAGGCGCCGTCGGGATCGAATTTTTCCGCCTGCAGGGCGGGATTGAAGACCCGGAAGAACGGTGCTGGGTCGGCGCCGCAGCCGGCCACCCACTGCCAGCTCGCCGGATTGTTGGCCATGTCGGCATCGACCAGCGTGTCCCAGAACCACGCTTCGCCGGCCCGCCAGTCGATCATCAGGTCCTTTATCAGGAAGGAGGCGGCGATCATCCGGACGCGGTTGTGCATCCAGCCGGTTGCCCATAGCTGCCGCATGCCGGCATCGACGATCGCGTAGCCGGTCCGTCCGCGCTGCCAGGCGCGCAGGCCCCGCGGATCGTCGCGCCACGGGAACCGGTCGAACCGGGCGTCGAGATTGCGCGTCGCCAGATCGGGATTGTGAAACAGCAGGTGCCAGGAGAACTCCCGCCAGCCGATCTCGGCGAGGAGCTTGTCGGCGCCTTGCCCGTCGTCGCGCGACCGCACCGCGTGCCAGATCTGGTTGGGGCTGATCTCGCCGAACCGCAGATGCGGCGACAGCATGGTGGTGGCGTCCTTGTCCGGCCGGTCGCGCAGGCGGGCATAATCGGACAGGCCGGTGTCTAGAAACCGGTCCAGACGCGCGCGGGCCCCGTCCTCGCCGGGGACCCACGTCGCGGCCAGCCCTCCTGACCAGTCCGGTGACCGTGGCAGCAGGGTCCAGTCGTCCAGCCGGTCGCCGGGAGGGGGCGATTGGGGAGCCGGCGATGCGGGTGCGGTCAGGGCGCCTGGAGCCGGCAGAAGCCGGCGCGGCGTCCCGGCGGCGAGCGCCGCCTTCCAGAACGGTGTGAAGACCCGGTAGTATGGCGCGCTCGCCGGCTTCAGCGTCCACGGTTCATACAGAAGATTCGCCGCGAAGCTCTCGACCGTCACACCACCGAGGGTCAGGGCCGACTTCACCCGCGTGTCGACGGCGATTTCCGGCCCGCCGTAGCGCCGGTTCCAGGTCACGAGGGAGGCGCCGGTCGAAGCGACGAGGTCGGTAAGCACGTTTTCCGCCGCGCCGCGCCGCAGAACGAGCGGGATGCCGATCGCCGTGAGGCTTTCCCACAGGCGCGTCAACGAATGATGCAGCCACCAGCGCGTCGCCCCGCCAAGCGCGCGGATGCC containing:
- a CDS encoding EAL domain-containing protein is translated as MVNKKAIKLVVVTCCLVIAGVPPLAFVRYLENHAVYSAEETLGDYAGRMVDHLEVTIDEGVLALTDLAANGVMACDSAAIDAMRRAIFDTYVLREIAVVDSDGNTVCADTIFKTERWTLSRQDTVNRAIDVSVVTDEQTFMRSLALRYRPSEDRALVAHFAPNSLGLDVLPDRWRSAGLARLTLLDGTEFQTVPNRIDTAFEQTGDMIGAMAVSNRYPLSVDVRVDRETVMRDYESLKAYALVAMSIFASIVLGVAVFIARQRPSASDDISQGLRAGEFIPYYQPVINLNTGRLEGCEVLVRRRRRDGTIQSPAAFIAQAEADGQIVPLTRQLMRLTIDDLGACYARRRGMSVAFNLCAHHFTNDQIVRDVEAIFAESPISPSQLILEVTERFPLDDTATAVRVIADLQAVGAKVALDDAGTGHSGLAMLHRLGMDIVKIDKLFIDPIQADTKNAPIVDSLVDLAKKLGMSVIAEGVETLDQVNYLRSHGVDSAQGYLFAPPLPAASYIALVEAMGSVSEEAEEPKTGMVA
- a CDS encoding ceramidase domain-containing protein, translating into MEAGWTTPIDIYCERTDPAYWSEPVNAITNAAFLLAALAAYLRWKRAPGRDGPALALILILTAIGIGSFLFHTFADRWSVLADVIPITIFIYVYFFFAIRRFFAAGRAIALLVTAFFLAGSLVVDAIVPSHVLNGSVSYLPALVAILIVGALVIGQRPDIGWPVLAAGAIFLVSLTFRSVDMAVCDALPLGTHFLWHMLNALTLYILFRVLMDARHASPAA
- a CDS encoding glycosyltransferase family 2 protein codes for the protein MSVTNDRRLPLSCFIIAVNEADRIGPVIESVVGWVDEVVVVDSGSTDGTQDLAANLGARVIHHDWPGFGPQKRYGEDQCRNDWVLNLDADEVMSEALIREIKALFEDGPPPHPFYRFRLRLVYPGDTRPRLWADYHNYVRLYDRRFGRFADSLVHDTVQTGDVKPIQLRGDAWHYSYRSFGFLVEKLNSYSDLQAKSIKKQSRLALTLRLPFEFPLAFVKYYIFRRHITGGRKGFAFAMINSFFRFLRIVKLLDAMDAARK
- a CDS encoding NADP-dependent malic enzyme — translated: MADLSDELRRGALVYHRHPKPGKLEIRATKPLGNARDLALAYSPGVAVACEAIADDPAEAANLTARSNLVAVVSNGTAVLGLGAIGPLASKPVMEGKAVLFKKFAGIDVFDIEIDANTVDRMVDVISALEPTFGGINLEDIKAPECFEVEARLRETMNIPVFHDDQHGTAIIVSAAVRNALKLAGKSADQVKVVASGAGAAALACLNLMVESGVRRENIWVCDIDGVVYEGRSTSMDQWKAKFAQATDARTLADVIDGADIFLGLSVGGVLKPEMVKRMADKPLIMALANPVPEIMPEAALEARPDAMVCTGRSDYPNQVNNVLCFPFIFRGALDVGATAINERMKLAAVKAIADLAHEPSSDIAAKAMGGEARLFGADNLIPNPFDPRLILRIAPAVARAAMESGVATRPIEDFEAYNERLNRFVFRSGFVMKPIFVKAKANPKRVIYAEGEDERILRAAQVAIEEGIATPILIGRPHVVESRLERFGLSIRPGKDFEIINPEDDPRYRDYVDALVNLTGRKGVPLDHARTLVRTNATVIAALAVHRGEADAMICGLEGRYERHTRWIRDIVGLAEGVDDVSALSLVILPKGIYFIADTYVSYDPTAEEIADTARLAATYIRLLGIEPHMALLSYANFGAADTPNARKMRRALELLQQDNVDFEVEGEMQGDVALDQALRERIFPGSRLKGGANVFIMPNLDAANIAYQLIKGLADALPVGPILIGTAKPAHILTPSVTARGVVNMTAIAVAEAQQV
- the aspS gene encoding aspartate--tRNA ligase, producing MHAYRTHTCGALREADVDTTARLSGWVHRVRDHGGLLFIDLRDHHGITQCVADPDSPAFADAEMLRAEWVVRIDGKVRHRPEETVNPGLPTGAIEMFISEIEVLGAAAELPLPVFGEPDYPEETRLKYRFLDLRREKLHNNIVKRAQIISSLRRRMTDQGFIEFQTPILTASSPEGARDYLVPSRVHPGKFYALPQAPQQFKQLTMIAGFDRYFQIAPCFRDEDARADRSPGEFYQLDIEMSFVTQDDVFAAVEPVLRGVFEEFGGDKHVTGEFPRIPWWEAMRKYGTDKPDLRNPIVMQDVSKHFYGSGFRIFAEQLKDYASLDHVEEYDREHFYKNHCRVWAIPAKGGGSRAFCDRMNAWAQSEGQPGLGYIMFRDGEGAGPIAKNIGPERCEAIRQQLDLADGDAVFFAAGIPRNFADFAGRARKKVGEDLKLIDEDRFEFCWIVDFPMFEWNEEEKRVDFSHNPFSMPQGELGALEALDPLQVLAYQYDVVCNGVELSSGAIRNHKPEIMRKAFEIAGYGEEVLQEKFGGMLRALQYGAPPHGGIAPGVDRIVMLLCGEENLREVVMFPMNQQAQDLMMGAPSEVTNQQLRELHIRLAPPPKS
- a CDS encoding cryptochrome/photolyase family protein, giving the protein MPATSKTRPCAIVWFRDDLRITDNPALDASVRRGLPVVALYVLDEESAGIRALGGATRWWLHHSLTRLWESLTAIGIPLVLRRGAAENVLTDLVASTGASLVTWNRRYGGPEIAVDTRVKSALTLGGVTVESFAANLLYEPWTLKPASAPYYRVFTPFWKAALAAGTPRRLLPAPGALTAPASPAPQSPPPGDRLDDWTLLPRSPDWSGGLAATWVPGEDGARARLDRFLDTGLSDYARLRDRPDKDATTMLSPHLRFGEISPNQIWHAVRSRDDGQGADKLLAEIGWREFSWHLLFHNPDLATRNLDARFDRFPWRDDPRGLRAWQRGRTGYAIVDAGMRQLWATGWMHNRVRMIAASFLIKDLMIDWRAGEAWFWDTLVDADMANNPASWQWVAGCGADPAPFFRVFNPALQAEKFDPDGAYVRQWLPERTGGPPPARIVDHAAARRRALEAFKTLKE